A stretch of Strix aluco isolate bStrAlu1 chromosome 16, bStrAlu1.hap1, whole genome shotgun sequence DNA encodes these proteins:
- the TRIM66 gene encoding tripartite motif-containing protein 66, which yields MSHFVTLRVFDVKLQPAEMETLDLLRNCSVCKWDLRRRDPRMLPCLHSFCKDCLPDLIQGYSCIPTEYEVLYEGILSCPVCKQTCFARDVVESFFLKDFPTGNSAMAKSCSTCKEKRPAHSLCTSCNKWLCSSCTEEHRHGKETGDRFLPVSLKGCTATEDEASEFSLYCPVHTQEPLKLFCETCDTLTCCSCLLTEHKEHRFRHLDEALQNQRVILENVITKVEEKKNGIQVSAKEIEDRLLEVKHLYKKVENQIKMAKMVLMNEINKRTNILLEQLEKITSERKQKLEQQLQGIVVLSRQVEHVQNFISWAVCSKNSIPFLFSKELIVFQIQRLLETNCNTDIGPPLKIRFTWDPSYWTKQLSNLGAFTMEGGHISHSDVLLCGNVSGLQTSLYHGHRSPAAQLEPVKSQSPQFPPAVQCPTPVCCSHCLSIPHPNKAQPSYQDINRYQNFRQPPELHEQPFPLQYSMQQHDKEQRCAPQPMKLMQSGLEQPRSEPENVSGRMRTHLPSQQLQQATPLGYAVVSHEAQQVHMSHPQPFRTQTSLQTSTVQVQLGHLQKMKSNHLQQPPQKQQLPPASPPSGQNENTHKQVIQQSLDIMHHQFELEEMKKDLELLLQAQGQSSLQLNQAKPPQHVQQTIVGQINYIVRQPAPVQQQIQDEAQVCESSTELDAQKPVIPLDKSDSPSLSQSLDEEASVSSHSPENTLQQSPFHPVRKRSASLSIVGFSNSLEMELPSTRLSSLAEPQMQGAAAVTLVPSQNALCDCDAPPESVPSYSLALGRAPSDLSPGAAAGLAPGDALQGSTNCKLEKEDFSTVDHPLENSLASAGQDVFNELTLSMQKVLEEPINLSIKKSQHCTSELLSNTSFLPMNARMTQLRSKEDSNNCEKEHFEMDMKSNQNVRAGPKEQKIPYVRLERLKICTSEVGELPVFKLQPQDNEQEGNFLLIIECGTQSSSMSIKINKVRPPEGVKSKEENSEDRKFLISQAAGQTHSPPVDPPSVDQKLSNGISIMKKSPVTQEVNPIENEDFCAVCLNGGELLCCDHCPKVFHLSCHVPALLSFPVGEWVCTLCRNPVKPEVEYDCENTRYSHNCNAQYGLDDYDQKKCEKLVLSLFCSSMSLPFHEPVSPLARHYYQIIKRPMDLSIIRNKLQKKNKSHYSSPEELVTDVRLMFWNCAKFNYPDSEVAEAGRCLDVFFEGRLKEIYPDRHFPSMEQEDSDSEEVESQNSKMLPQDFQWPSYGQDCIQPKRRRRHAESEKTKRMMFQPANSLPQV from the exons GTATCCTTTCCTGCCCTGTGTGCAAACAGACCTGCTTTGCAAGGGATGTAGTTGAAAGTTTCTTTCTCAAGGACTTTCCCACCGGTAATTCAGCTATGGCAAAG AGCTGCTCCACATGTAAAGAGAAGAGACCTGCTCACAGTCTCTGTACCAGCTGCAATAAGTGGCTGTGCAGCTCATGCACAGAGGAGCACAGGCATGGCAAGGAAACTGGAGACCGCTTCCTGCCTGTATCCCTGAAGGGCTGCACAG CAACTGAAGATGAAGCAAGTGAGTTTTCCTTATATTGTCCAGTGCACACTCAAGAACCACTCAAGCTGTTCTGTGAGACCTGCGATACCCTTACgtgctgcagctgcctcctgACAGAGCATAAGGAACACAG GTTCAGACATCTCGATGAAGCTTTGCAAAATCAGAGAGTTATCCTGGAAAATGTCATAACtaaagtggaagagaaaaaaaatgggattcAGGTTTCAGCTAAAGAGATTGAAGACAG GTTGCTTGAAGTAAAGCATTTATACAAAAAGGtagaaaatcaaataaaaatggcCAAGATGGTTCTGATGAATGAAATCAATAAACGAACAAACATCCTTCTTGAACAACTTGAA AAAATCACCagtgaaaggaagcagaaattgGAGCAACAGCTGCAAGGTATTGTGGTTTTGAGCAGACAGGTAGAACATGTGCAGAACTTCATCAGCTGGGCAGTGTGCAGTAAAAACAGCATACCATTTCTCTTCAGTAAAGAACTG ATTGTATTTCAGATCCAGCGCTTGTTGGAGACAAACTGTAACACAGACATAGGCCCTCCGCTGAAGATTAGATTTACTTGGGATCCCTCCTACTGGACTAAGCAACTGTCCAATTTGg gaGCTTTCACTATGGAAGGTGGACACATTTCTCACTCAGATGTGCTACTCTGTGGAAATGTGTCAGGATTACAGACCTCCTTGTATCATGGACACCGTtcaccagcagcacagctggagccTGTGAAGAGCCAGTCACCTCAGTTTCCGCCTGCAGTTCAGTGTCCTACGCCTGTGTGTTGTTCGCACTGCCTCAGCATACCTCACCCAAACAAAGCTCAGCCTTCTTACCAAGACATAAACCGCTATCAGAATTTTCGGCAACCTCCCGAACTGCATGAGCAGCCCTTTCCTCTGCAGTACAGCATGCAGCAACATGACAAAGAGCAAAGGTGTGCCCCCCAGCCTATGAAGCTAATGCAGTCTGGACTGGAGCAGCCACGGTCAGAGCCAGAGAACGTGTCTGGGAGGATGAGAACGCACTTACcatcccagcagctgcagcaggctaCACCCCTGGGCTATGCTGTTGTATCACATGAGGCTCAGCAAGTTCACATGAGCCATCCACAGCCATTCCGCACACAGACTTCTTTGCAGACATCAACCGTGCAAGTGCAACTTGGTCATCTCCAGAAGATGAAATCTAACCACTtgcagcagccaccacagaagcagcagctgccaccAGCATCGCCACCATCAGGTCAGAATGAGAACACCCACAAACAAGTCATCCAGCAGAGCCTGGACATAATGCATCACCAGTTTGAACTGGAGGAGATGAAAAAGGATCTGGAGCTTCTTCTGCAGGCCCAAGGACAGTCCAGCTTGCAGCTGAACCAAGCCAAGCCACCTCAGCATGTTCAACAGACCATAGTTGGTCAAATCAACTACATAGTGAGGCAGCCAGCCCCAGTTCAGCAACAGATCCAAGATGAAGCACAA GTCTGTGAGAGTTCCACTGAACTTGATGCCCAGAAGCCTGTAATTCCTCTTGACAAAAGTGATAGTCCCTCCCTGTCACAGTCACTAGATGAAGAAGCCAGTGTCAGCAGTCACTCCCCTGAGAACACATTGCAACAATCACCTTTCCATCCAGTGAGAAAG cgtTCAGCATCCTTAAGCATTGTGGGCTTTTCGAACAGTTTAGAAATGGAATTACCTTCAACAAGGTTATCTAGCTTGGCTGAGCCACAGATGCAAGGTGCAGCTGCTGTAACACTTGTCCCATCCCAGAACGCCCTTTGTGACTGTGATGCTCCGCCAGAGTCGGTGCCCAGCTACAGCTTGGCGTTGGGCAGAGCACCAAGTGACCTGAGTCCTGGGGCTGCCGCTGGCCTCGCACCAGGAGATGCCCTCCAGGGCAGCACTAACTGCAAG ctggAAAAAGAAGACTTCAGTACTGTAGATCATCCTCTAGAAAACAGCTTGGCTAGTGCTGGGCAAGATGTATTTAATGAATTAACTCTTTCTATGCAAAAAGTGCTGGAAGAACCTATTAATCTTTCAATCAAAAAATCTCAACATTGCACTTCTGAACTGCTCAGCAACACTTCTTTCCTGCCCATGAATGCCAGAATGACACAACTTAGAAGCAAAGAAG ATTCCAATAACTGTGAAAAGGAACATTTTGAAATGGATATGAAAAGCAATCAGAATGTCAG AGCTGGCCCTAAGGAGCAGAAGATCCCCTATGTGCGACTGGAACGTCTGAAAATATGTACATCAGAAGTGGGGGAGCTCCCGGTGTTTAAGCTCCAGCCACAGGACAATGAGCAGGAGGGCAATTTCCTCCTGATAATTGAATGTGGGACCCAGTCTTCAAGTATGTCTATAAAG ataAATAAAGTTAGACCACCTGAAGGAGTGAAATCCAAAGAGGAGAACTCAGAGGACAGAAAATTTCTCATATCCCAGGCTGCAGGACAGACACATTCTCCTCCTGTAGATCCTCCGTCTGTTGATCAGAAGCTCAGCAATGGCATCTCCATCATGAAAAAATCTCCAGTTACTCAGGAAGTCAATCCAATTGAAAATGAGGATTTCTGTGCTGTGTGTCTTAATGGAGGAGAACTGTTGTGCTGTGATCACTGCCCCAAGGTCTTCCATCTCTCCTGCCATGTTCCAGCCCTGCTCAGCTTTCCAGT GGGAGAATGGGTGTGCACGCTTTGCCGTAATCCAGTGAAGCCAGAGGTAGAATATGACTGTGAAAACACACGCTACAGTCACAACTGTAATGCACAATATGGCCTTGATGACTATGACCAGAAG AAGTGTGAAAAGCTGGTGCTTTCCCTGTTCTGCAGCAGTATGAGCCTCCCATTCCATGAACCTGTTAGCCCCCTG GCTCGGCATTATTATCAGATCATCAAAAGGCCAATGGATTTGTCAATCATACGAAACAAGCTGCAAAAAAAGAACAAGTCCCACTATTCTTCACCGGAGGAACTTGTGACTGACGTGCGTCTCATGTTTTGGAACTGTGCAAAGTTCAATTAT CCAGATTCAGAGGTTGCTGAGGCTGGACGATGCCTAGATGTATTCTTTGAGGGCAGACTGAAGGAGATTTATCCAGATAGGCATTTCCCTTCAATGGAACAAGAAGACTCTGATTCTGAAGAAGTGGAGAGTCAGAATAGCAAAATGCTGCCCCAGGATTTTCAGTGGCCATCATATGGACAGGACTGCATTCAGCCTAAAAGGAGACGGCGCCATGCT GAAAGTGAAAAAACTAAAAGAATGATGTTTCAGCCAGCTAACAGTCTTCCTCAGGTTTGA